The proteins below are encoded in one region of Neodiprion virginianus isolate iyNeoVirg1 chromosome 7, iyNeoVirg1.1, whole genome shotgun sequence:
- the LOC124308931 gene encoding uncharacterized protein LOC124308931: protein MAELGSFTFPTLFTVLLLLSAALDGTCNPVNISLRSVPESLIHTAINSLNRNSPTQNTYRGGNLISAQKLLEPSFVIYRLTLNLQTICSEGSTSCPREACTIDLKDTSGQVEVDPNTIQCLYLYPQSTQEDIHQSQQQQNSPSTDSDFDKSTLDLDHEVQAAAELQKPDTESAEPFIAVKAENSNYCAGCPYELNPNLPGLNAFVTQALDAMDRLRQMEHTHKFIRMLKVTRAVPPSSTVVEYKLLAEIGESNCLNDAVTERSLCSLRSDSPSRLCLITFQERPWIQGDRQITGNNCTARSDDENEVNAVSDTIISNPGNTEGVLSGENIFETKGLQVLRDPNELHELQKEDSAQVLNQERPAVTEAPIVRVELERPDNGQKVQGFVDKQKEFEEFLEGFDIPLRTETAVVDDHEDGRQPVTEEIIRPEKVDRLMVNSSSDLESNSNESVEDALPDLWQERANINRNKRNVGSATSISTNDENVKNFTAMGFQKFLETYQGQNEPLLLNVTLATKQIVQGSLYKMTVKIGVSDCPRGTKNNCQLQAGSKPQTCEISAWSRPWLSTDKLKITVTCQPNTNLRKKRSAVMGAVQPISIDDPEVKNYANLGVSKFSENLGGQNEHMLIEIISATSQVVQGSQYIINVRLGESDCPKGTKNNCQLKAGSHPQECEVKVWSRPWLKSGALDVQVNCKANERAKRSLRGKDYSKKMLEQSTYLRNERLFNDFVDKYNKSYESLSDRKYRFKVFQLNMMTVQELQRNEQGTAIYGASMFADLTTQEFKRYLGLKPELRVENEIPIPMAEIPNVMLPESFDWRDHNVVTPVKNQGSCGSCWAFSVTGNIEGQYALRHGNLLSFSEQELVDCDTLDEGCGGGLPDNAYRAIEKIGGLELESDYPYDGANEVCHFNTSEVRAKVVSAVNITSNETQMAQWLVKNGPISIGINANAMQFYMGGISHPYKFLCSPTNLDHGVLIVGYGIHTYPIFHKTLPYWTIKNSWGPQWGEKGYYRVYRGDGTCGVNQMASSAVVA, encoded by the exons ATGGCAGAACTCGGGTCGTTCACGTTCCCGACGTTGTTTACggttttattattgttatcagcAGCGCTTGATGGGACTTGCAACCCAGTAAACATATCCCTGCGAAGTGTCCCCGAGTCCCTCATCCATACGGCGATTAATTCGTTGAACAGAAATTCGCCAACCCAGAACACGTATAGGGGCGGAAACCTCATTAGCGCGCAAAAATTG TTGGAGCCAAGCTTCGTGATCTACAGACTGACCCTGAACCTGCAAACAATATGCTCAGAGGGTTCGACAAGCTGTCCCAGAGAGGCGTGCACTATAGACCTGAAAGACACATCGGGACAGGTAGAAGTTGACCCAAATACTATACAATGCTTGTACCTGTACCCTCAGTCCACTCAGGAGGATATCCACCAGTCGCAGCAACAGCAGAATAGTCCCAGCACAGACAGCGACTTCGACAAGAGCACCTTGGACCTCGACCACGAGGTTCAAGCGGCAGCTGAGCTGCAAAAACCGGATACCGAATCAGCTGAGCCATTCATTGCGGTCAAAGCGGAAAACTCGAATTACTGTGCAGGTTGCCCTTACGAACTGAACCCAAATTTGCCAGGGCTGAACGCCTTTGTCACGCAAGCTCTGGACGCTATGGACAGACTCCGACAGATGGAACACACGCACAAATTCATAAGGATGCTGAAAGTGACTCGGGCTGTTCCTCCGAGTTCTACAGTCGTCGAGTATAAGCTTCTTGCTGAAATCGGAGAGTCAAACTGTCTGAACGACGCAGTTACGGAACGCTCACTATGCTCGCTGCGGAGTGACTCCCCTAGTAGACTGTGTCTGATCACGTTCCAGGAGCGGCCCTGGATACAGGGTGACAGGCAGATTACTGGAAATAATTGCACCGCTCGTTCAGATGACGAGAATGAAGTAAACGCTGTTTCGGATACGATAATTTCGAATCCAGGAAACACGGAGGGCGTTCTGTCGGGAGAAAACATATTTGAAACTAAGGGACTGCAAGTTTTAAGGGACCCTAATGAACTCCACGAACTTCAGAAAGAAGATTCAGCACAAGTATTAAATCAGGAAAGACCGGCGGTAACCGAGGCTCCCATAGTGAGGGTGGAACTTGAGCGACCAGATAATGGACAAAAGGTACAAGGATTCGTTGATAAGCAGAAAGAGTTTGAGGAGTTTTTGGAGGGCTTTGATATACCATTGAGAACAGAGACTGCGGTAGTGGACGATCATGAGGACGGGAGGCAACCGGTAACCGAGGAGATAATCAGACCGGAGAAAGTGGACAGATTGATGGTGAATTCTTCTTCGGACTTAGAATCAAACTCCAATGAAAGTGTAGAAGATGCGCTACCTGATTTATGGCAAGAAAGAGCTAACATCAACCGGAATAAGCGAAATGTTGGAAGTGCCACTTCCATCAGCACCAACGACGAGAATGTTAAAAACTTCACAGCCATGggatttcagaaatttttggaaacaTATCAGGGACAGAACGAGCCACTTTTACTGAATGTGACATTAGCAACTAAACAGATTGTGCAAGGCTCTCTTTACAAGATGACGGTAAAAATTGGAGTCAGCGACTGCCCGAGGGGAACGAAAAACAATTGCCAACTGCAAGCTGGCAGCAAGCCCCAGACGTGTGAAATTAGTGCCTGGTCAAGGCCGTGGCTTTCCACGGATAAATTGAAGATAACTGTAACATGCCAGCCGAATACCAACCTGAGAAAGAAACGTTCCGCAGTGATGGGAGCAGTACAACCGATAAGCATCGATGACCCGGAGGTGAAAAACTACGCGAATCTGGGTGTTAGtaaattttcggaaaacttgGGGGGACAGAACGAGCACATGTTGATTGAAATCATATCCGCGACCAGTCAGGTTGTCCAAGGGAGTCAGTACATAATAAACGTGAGACTCGGAGAGAGTGACTGTCCCAAGGGAACAAAGAACAACTGCCAACTGAAAGCTGGCAGCCATCCACAAGAGTGCGAAGTGAAGGTCTGGTCGAGGCCGTGGCTGAAGTCAGGGGCGCTCGATGTGCAGGTGAACTGCAAGGCGAACGAACGAGCAAAGAGGAGCTTGAGAGGCAAGGACTATAGCAAGAAGATGCTGGAGCAGTCCACGTATCTGAGAAACGAGAGGCTGTTCAACGACTTTGTTGACAAGTACAACAAAAGCTATGAAAGTTTGTCCGACAGGAAATATCGATTCAAAGTTTTCCAGCTAAATATGATGACTGTTCAAGAGCTGCAGCGCAACGAACAGGGAACTGCGATTTACGGCGCTTCAATGTTTGCTGATCTGACGACACAAGAGTTTAAACGGTATTTGGGACTGAAGCCGGAGCTTAGGGTGGAAAACGAGATCCCGATACCGATGGCTGAGATTCCTAACGTCATGCTTCCCGAGTCTTTCGACTGGCGTGACCACAACGTGGTAACGCCAGTAAAGAACCAGGGAAGCTGCGGTTCATGCTGGGCGTTTTCGGTCACCGGAAACATCGAAGGACAGTACGCCTTGCGCCACGGAAACCTGCTCTCGTTTTCCGAGCAGGAACTGGTCGACTGCGACACGCTTGATGAAGGCTGCGGAGGCGGTTTACCCGATAACGCGTACAGGGCGATAGAAAAAATCGGAGGACTTGAGCTGGAATCGGACTATCCCTATGACGGGGCTAACGAAGTTTGTCACTTCAATACTAGCGAGGTCAGAGCGAAGGTTGTTTCTGCGGTAAATATCACCAGTAACGAGACCCAAATGGCTCAGTGGCTGGTGAAAAATGGCCCCATTTCAATCGGCATTAATGCCAATGCAATGCAGTTCTACATGGGCGGTATTTCCCATCCCTACAAATTCCTTTGCAGCCCGACAAACCTTGATCATGGAGTACTGATCGTCGGTTACGGAATTCACA caTATCCCATCTTTCATAAAACACTGCCTTATTGGACGATAAAGAACAGCTGGGGTCCTCAATGGGGCGAAAAAGGATATTACAGGGTGTACAGAGGCGACGGAACGTGCGGAGTCAATCAAATGGCATCTAGTGCAGTGGTCGCTTAA
- the LOC124308937 gene encoding 26S proteasome non-ATPase regulatory subunit 9 isoform X1 produces the protein MVADMEVEQAKERLLELIKAKDKLESDIQGYKEILDCNHVGMNDPLVDSDGFPRDDVDVYQVRHARHKIICLQNDHKALMRQIEAGLHQVHSISGSQSQPSETSVNNAEENTLSEPFLKVNLVSSASPAELAGIEVGDLIMEFGSIDSRNFRSLKDVGDLVESSKYKPIFVKIKRGLNTAVLTLVPKPWSGKGLLGCNVIPVESVER, from the exons ATGGTGGCTGACATGGAGGTTGAGCAGGCAAAGGAGCGTTTATTGGAGCTAATAAAAGCGAAAGACAAGCTAGAGTCCGATATTCAAGGCTACAAAGAGATCCTCGACTGC AACCATGTAGGTATGAACGACCCTTTGGTAGACTCTGATGGTTTTCCTCGTGACGACGTAGACGTCTACCAAGTCAGGCATGCTCGCCATAAGATAATAT GTCTCCAAAACGATCACAAGGCGTTGATGAGGCAAATCGAGGCTGGACTACATCAGGTTCACTCGATATCCGGCAGTCAGAGTCAGCCTTCCGAAACCAGCGTAAACAATGCTGAGGAGAATACGCTTTCAGAACCATTCTTGAAAGTGAATTTGGTCTCTTCCGCTTCTCCGGCTGAACTTGCT GGTATAGAAGTGGGAGATTTGATCATGGAGTTTGGATCCATAGACTCCCGTAACTTCAGATCATTAAAGGATGTGGGGGATCTCGTTGAAAGTAGCAAATATAAGCcgatatttgtgaaaataaagcGTGGATTGAACACGGCGGTTCTTACACTGGTTCCCAAACCTTGGAGTGGAAAAGGATTGCTCGGTTGCAACGTGATACCCGTTGAATCGGTCGAAAGATAA
- the LOC124308937 gene encoding 26S proteasome non-ATPase regulatory subunit 9 isoform X2, producing MNDPLVDSDGFPRDDVDVYQVRHARHKIICLQNDHKALMRQIEAGLHQVHSISGSQSQPSETSVNNAEENTLSEPFLKVNLVSSASPAELAGIEVGDLIMEFGSIDSRNFRSLKDVGDLVESSKYKPIFVKIKRGLNTAVLTLVPKPWSGKGLLGCNVIPVESVER from the exons ATGAACGACCCTTTGGTAGACTCTGATGGTTTTCCTCGTGACGACGTAGACGTCTACCAAGTCAGGCATGCTCGCCATAAGATAATAT GTCTCCAAAACGATCACAAGGCGTTGATGAGGCAAATCGAGGCTGGACTACATCAGGTTCACTCGATATCCGGCAGTCAGAGTCAGCCTTCCGAAACCAGCGTAAACAATGCTGAGGAGAATACGCTTTCAGAACCATTCTTGAAAGTGAATTTGGTCTCTTCCGCTTCTCCGGCTGAACTTGCT GGTATAGAAGTGGGAGATTTGATCATGGAGTTTGGATCCATAGACTCCCGTAACTTCAGATCATTAAAGGATGTGGGGGATCTCGTTGAAAGTAGCAAATATAAGCcgatatttgtgaaaataaagcGTGGATTGAACACGGCGGTTCTTACACTGGTTCCCAAACCTTGGAGTGGAAAAGGATTGCTCGGTTGCAACGTGATACCCGTTGAATCGGTCGAAAGATAA